In one Panulirus ornatus isolate Po-2019 chromosome 25, ASM3632096v1, whole genome shotgun sequence genomic region, the following are encoded:
- the LOC139757190 gene encoding uncharacterized protein isoform X2, producing the protein MEGKRFTCLLCDKTFMKNSSMKMHMYTHTGDKDFRCSLCDNTYTLKGNLVRHMKIHTREKPYECSLCQMTFALRSALQTHMSSHARGKTHECLQCQKTFSQKTALVNHIKIHTGERPFKCSLCKKSFSQRGNLGQHMKVHTGEKPYECLQCQKTFSQRSNLASHVKIHTGEKPHKCTHCQKTFSMKHHLAQHMKIHTGEKPYECSHCQKTFSQASGLGKHMKVHTGEKPFQCSQCQKSFSYRCNLDQHMKIHTGEKPYKCEQCQKTFSRKNHIVYHMRIHTGEKPYECTQCQRTFSQRSTLVQHMKVHTRDKPYQRS; encoded by the coding sequence ATGGAGGGCAAACGATTCACATGTTTACTGTGCGACAAAACATTTATGAAGAATTCAAGCATGAAAATGCACATGTATACTCATACAGGCGACAAAGATTTCAGGTGTTCCCTCTGCGACAACACTTACACCCTCAAGGGCAACTTGGTACGTCATATGAAAATTCATACCAGAGAAAAGCCCTATGAATGTTCCCTGTGCCAAATGACCTTCGCACTGAGGAGCGCCTTGCAAACCCACATGAGTAGTCATGCTAGAGGGAAGACACATGAATGTTTACAGTGCCAAAAAACCTTTAGTCAGAAGACTGCTCTAGTAAATCATATAAAGATTCATACAGGGGAGAGGCCGTTTAAATGCTCACTCTGCAAAAAGTCTTTTTCACAGAGGGGTAATCTAGGGCAACACATGAAAGTTcacactggagagaagccatacgAATGtttacagtgccaaaagaccttctcccagagAAGTAATTTAGCGAGTCACGTGAAAATTCATACCGGAGAGAAACCGCATAAATGTACTCATTGTCAAAAGACCTTCTCCATGAAGCATCACTTAGCTCAGCATATGAagattcatacaggagaaaagccatatgaatgttcacattgccaaaagaccttctcccaagCGAGTGGTCTTGGAAAACACATGAAAGTTCATACAGGGGAGAAGCCATTTCAATGTTCTCAATGCCAAAAGTCCTTCTCATACAGGTGTAATCTAGATCAACATATGAAAAtacatactggagagaagccatataaatgtgaacaatgccaaaagaccttctcccggAAGAATCATATAGTGTATCACATGAGaattcatactggagagaagccttATGAATGTACACAATGTCAAAGAACCTTCTCTCAGAGAAGTACATTAGTGCAGCATATGAAAGTTCATACCAGAGACAAGCCATATCAACGTTCGTAG